The following are encoded together in the Nocardioides thalensis genome:
- a CDS encoding GbsR/MarR family transcriptional regulator, with protein MSTPPHSALPVDVQSAERLAGAFIETGMARMPARVLAAAMVDDDGRMTAAELAEFLDVSAASVSGAVRMLAQIGFLRRERERGTRRDVYVVDDDAWHDAMLRYDQVYAPIKAAMDAARQQLGADHPATRRLTLSLEFLTFIEHEMKAVVDRWDARKRELGLDR; from the coding sequence ATGTCTACTCCGCCACACTCCGCGCTGCCCGTCGACGTGCAGTCGGCCGAGCGGCTCGCCGGCGCGTTCATCGAGACCGGCATGGCGCGGATGCCCGCCCGCGTCCTGGCGGCCGCGATGGTCGACGACGACGGCCGGATGACGGCGGCCGAGCTCGCCGAGTTCCTCGACGTGAGCGCGGCCAGCGTCTCCGGCGCAGTTCGGATGCTCGCCCAGATCGGCTTCCTGCGGCGCGAGCGCGAGCGGGGCACGCGGCGGGACGTCTACGTCGTCGACGACGACGCCTGGCACGACGCGATGCTGCGCTACGACCAGGTCTACGCCCCGATCAAGGCGGCGATGGACGCTGCCCGCCAGCAGCTGGGCGCCGACCATCCCGCGACCCGGCGACTGACCCTGTCGCTGGAGTTCCTCACCTTCATCGAGCACGAGATGAAGGCCGTCGTCGACCGGTGGGACGCACGCAAGCGGGAGCTCGGGCTCGATCGATAG
- a CDS encoding GNAT family N-acetyltransferase produces the protein MTSATAMEISVDDPLRLDVRGLLQEHLADMYATSPPESVHALDAHALAVPGVTFWTLREEGALLGCGALKEIDPAHAEIKSMRTATAARRRGVAARLLDHLLAEARSRGYERISLETGSEDFFAPARALYASRGFSVCGPFEGYAEDPNSVFMTLELQPQRRA, from the coding sequence ATGACCAGCGCGACCGCGATGGAGATCTCCGTCGACGACCCGCTCCGCCTCGACGTGCGGGGCCTGCTCCAGGAGCACCTCGCCGACATGTACGCCACCTCGCCGCCCGAGTCGGTGCACGCGCTCGACGCCCACGCGCTCGCCGTCCCCGGCGTGACGTTCTGGACCCTTCGCGAGGAGGGCGCCCTGCTCGGCTGCGGCGCCCTGAAGGAGATCGACCCGGCGCACGCGGAGATCAAGTCGATGCGTACGGCGACCGCGGCGCGGCGTCGTGGCGTCGCCGCCCGGCTGCTCGACCACCTGCTCGCGGAGGCTCGCTCACGCGGCTACGAGCGGATCAGCCTCGAGACCGGGTCGGAGGACTTCTTCGCCCCGGCGCGGGCGCTCTACGCGTCGCGAGGGTTCAGCGTGTGCGGTCCGTTCGAGGGCTACGCCGAGGACCCCAACAGCGTCTTCATGACCCTCGAGCTCCAGCCCCAGCGGCGCGCGTGA
- a CDS encoding thioesterase family protein has protein sequence MPTQPTYEQLVSMPALAEQPVPIAFEDSNGFLNVRHYLGIGSEGLDELLVDCGIPLNWPLATGLACLSAEQHLTYLHELKTGDRMSVRARLLGRSERAAHALVHILDDTHQRVACVFEEILLCVRLDDRRTEPWPTDVAKLIDEKVAEHAALPWAAETSGCLALR, from the coding sequence ATGCCGACGCAGCCGACGTACGAACAGCTCGTGTCCATGCCGGCCCTCGCCGAGCAGCCGGTGCCGATCGCCTTCGAGGACAGCAACGGGTTCCTCAACGTCCGCCACTACCTGGGGATCGGGAGCGAGGGCCTCGACGAGCTGCTCGTCGACTGCGGCATCCCGCTGAACTGGCCGCTCGCCACCGGGCTCGCGTGCCTGTCCGCGGAGCAGCACCTCACCTACCTCCACGAGCTCAAGACCGGCGACCGGATGTCCGTGCGGGCCCGGCTGCTCGGCCGCTCGGAGCGGGCCGCCCACGCGCTCGTCCACATCCTCGACGACACCCACCAGCGGGTGGCCTGCGTCTTCGAGGAGATCCTGCTCTGCGTGCGGCTCGACGACCGTCGCACCGAGCCGTGGCCCACCGACGTCGCCAAGCTCATCGACGAGAAGGTCGCCGAGCACGCTGCACTCCCCTGGGCCGCCGAGACCTCCGGCTGCCTCGCGCTCCGATGA